The following proteins are encoded in a genomic region of Cryptomeria japonica chromosome 11, Sugi_1.0, whole genome shotgun sequence:
- the LOC131071113 gene encoding pentatricopeptide repeat-containing protein At4g21065-like, whose product MSVLIKNALYPIFKYNHAISIPSTANLSVTELCREGQLKEALHILFTTHNPPADSSLYLQLLQTCIEKNGFSQGKEIHSFITDRGFAFATHTAFQNKLVNMYFKCGSLVDARKVFDDMEERDCFSWNAIIAAYRRHGYPQEALRMFHQMQRTGVQANQLTFASILPACAKMGALKQGMDIHQIIIECGFLSDVVVANGLIDMYAKCGSIHKSRKLFDKMPQRDVVSWNTMAAGYAYGGVLNEALRIFKETPQKNVVSWNLMIAGYAQNGFSEKALQTFKQMHLAGANPDSTTFLSILPACAKVGCLEQGVDLHQSIIESGFFSNVPVMNALIDMYAKCGSIHKARDLFNKMPQRDIVSWNVMIAGYAQSADLDKASRLFKEMPQKDVISWNAIIAGYAQNGFTEKAMEAFKQMQMAGSKPTSTTFATILPSCAKMGALEKGKHIHQSIIESGFSLDVVVASAMVDMYAKCGSIPKARKMFEKMPQRNVISWNTLISAYAQNGFVEKALQTFKQMQLAGVQVDSTTFVSMLPACAKMGALEQGRDIHQYIIKSGFLSDVVVVNALIDMYAKCGSIHKARALFDKMPQRDLVSWTAMILGYAQNGSGKDALYLFELMKDTGTYPDHISFACILFACSHAGLVNEGCKYFKSMSDYYCIIPTSDHYVCMVDLLGRAGYLEESLNFIIKMPIKPLLVVWMCFLGACRSCKNTGLGVFAATLLFELDPKNVAAYVLLSNIYAEVGRWDEVQKLRRLMKDRGIKKIPGCSWIEDNKIVHAFCVGDRSHPQTQEIYEKLEELSWEMKAAEYFPDPRDAVNDVEEEEKEIFRCYHSEKLAIAFGLLNLPPGTTIRVVKNLRVCVDCHTATKFISKIVARQIIVRDANRFHHFKQGLCSCGDYW is encoded by the coding sequence ATGAGTGTATTAATCAAGAATGCTCTTTACCCCATCTTCAAATATAATCATGCAATATCAATCCCATCTACTGCTAATCTCAGTGTGACAGAACTATGCAGAGAGGGTCAGTTGAAGGAGGCGCTACATATTCTGTTTACCACACACAACCCTCCAGCAGACAGTTCTTTATATCTTCAACTGTTGCAGACCTGCATTGAGAAGAATGGGTTTTCACAAGGCAAAGAAATCCACTCTTTCATCACTGACAGGGGATTTGCATTTGCTACGCATACAGCTTTTCAAAATAAGCTTGTGAACATGTATTTCAAATGCGGGAGTTTGGTGGATGCTCGTAAAGTTTTTGACGACATGGAAGAACGAGATTGCTTCTCATGGAACGCCATTATTGCAGCTTACAGAAGACATGGGTATCCTCAGGAGGCGCTCAGAATGTTTCACCAAATGCAACGAACAGGTGTCCAAGCCAATCAACtcacctttgccagcatccttccagcctgtgccaaaatgggagctcttaaacagggtatggacatccatcaaatcaTAATTGAATGTggatttttgtcagatgttgtagttgctaatgggctgatagacatgtatgcgaaatgtggaagcatacacaaATCacgcaaactgtttgacaaaatgcctcagagAGACGTGGTTTCATGGAATACAATGGCTGCAGGATATGCATATGGTGGTGTCCTTAATGAGGCTTTAAGGATTTTCAAAGAAACGCCTCAAAAAAACGTGGTCTCATGGAATttaatgattgcaggatatgcacaaaatgggtttTCTGAAAAGGCGTTGCAAACTTTTAAGCAGATGCATTTGGCAGGTGCAAACCCAGATTCCACAACTTTTCTTAGCATCCTCCCAGCTTGCGCTAAAGTGGGATGTTTAGAACAGGGTGTGGATCTTCATCAAAGCATAATTGAAAGCGGATTTTTCTCAAATGTCCCAGTTATGAATGCCttaatagacatgtatgcaaaatgtggcagCATACACAAGGCTCGTGATCTTtttaacaaaatgcctcaaagagatatAGTCTCATGGAATGTGATGATTGCAGGGTATGCACAAAGTGCTGATCTAGATAAGGCTTCAAGGCTTTTCAAAGAAATGCCTCAAAAGGATGTGATCTCATGGAATGCTataattgcaggatatgcacagaaTGGGTTTACCGAAAAAGCCATGGAAGCATTTAAGCAAATGCAAATGGCAGGTTCAAAGCCGACCTCTACCACCTTTGCTACCATACTCCCAagttgtgccaaaatgggagctttggaaaagGGTAAgcacattcatcaaagcataatagaaagTGGCTTTTctttagatgttgtagttgcaagtgcCATGGTAGATATGTACGCTAAATGTGGAAGTATACCAAAAGCACGTAAAATGTTTgaaaaaatgcctcaaagaaacgtGATCTCGTGGAACACTTTGATTTCAGCATACGCACAAAATGGCTTTGTTGAAAAAGCATtgcaaactttcaagcaaatgcaattggcaggtgtacaGGTAGACTCGACAACCTTTGTCAGCAtgctcccagcctgtgccaaaatgggagctttagaacagggTAGGGACATCCATCAATACATAATCAAAAGTggatttttgtcagatgttgtagtagTGAATGCCCTgatagatatgtatgcaaaatgtggaagtatacACAAGGCACGTgcactgtttgacaaaatgcctcagagGGATttggtctcatggactgcaatgattttaggatatgcacaaaatggctcTGGCAAGGATGCTCTCTATCTCTTTGAATTAATGAAAGATACTGGAACATACCCTGACCACATAAGCTTCGCTTGTATTTTATTTGCATGCAGCCATGCAGGTTTAGTTAATGAGGGTTGTAAATACTTCAAGAGCATGAGTGACTATTATTGCATTATTCCTACAAGTGATCATTATGTGTGCATGGTTGACCTCCTTGGGCGTGCAGGCTATCTGGAGGAATCTCTAAACTTTATTATTAAAATGCCAATTAAACCTCTGCTGGTTGTGTGGATGTGTTTTCTTGGTGCTTGTAGATCATGTAAGAATACAGGGTTAGGAGTATTTGCAGCAACTCTTCTTTTTGAGTTGGATCCTAAAAATGTTGCGGCTTATGTTCTTCTGTCAAACATTTATGCAGAAGTTGGCAGGTGGGATGAGGTTCAAAAGTTAAGGAGATTGATGAAAGATAGAGGAATTAAAAAGATAcctggatgtagttggattgaagaCAATAAAATTGTACATGCTTTTTGTGTAGGAGACAGATCACATCCACAAACACAGGAGATCTATGAAAAGTTGGAGGAATTGTCTTGGGAGATGAAGGCAGCAGAGTATTTTCCAGATCCAAGAGATGCTGTGAATGATGtcgaagaggaggaaaaagaaatatTCCGCTGCTATCACAGTGAGAAATTGGCAATTGCGTTTGGATTGTTGAACTTGCCCCCTGGAACAACTATTAGAGTTGTCAAGAACCTCCGCGTATGTGTTGATTGCCATACTGCAACAAAGTTTATCTCCAAGATTGTTGCCAGGCAAATCATTGTGAGAGATGCAAACCGGTTTCATCATTTCAAACAAGGACTATGTTCATGCGGAGATTATTGGTGA